The Schistocerca nitens isolate TAMUIC-IGC-003100 chromosome 12, iqSchNite1.1, whole genome shotgun sequence genome has a window encoding:
- the LOC126215012 gene encoding uncharacterized protein LOC126215012, translating to MNHNTFQYVLQNIQDKISKQNTNFRRSITAEEKLCITIRYLSTGISFHALASSFRLGVSTVSVLVKDVCMAIWESLAPIHLPTPTVSRFKEIASEMHTRWGFPNCVGCIDGKHIRVQCPKLSGSMFYNYKQYYSIVLQAVADANYKFIAVDVGAYGKQSDAGVFKESMLYKKLTNGELLLPPPTRLEGMCQELPYVILGDEAYPLLENLMRPFPRRNLDNEKILYNDMHSRARKVVECAFGIMTNKWRLLRKEIETSVDVADHIVKCICLLHNIVIDREGCNVEAEKFCNNADMQTAGATFNRNSTLRSKTVRNTFVEYFVKNAT from the exons atgaatcataatacatttcagtatgtgctgcagaacattcaagacaaaatttcgaaacagaacacaaattttcgcagaagtataacagcagaagaaaaattgtgtataacgataag gtatctgtccactggcatctcctttcatgcactagcatcgtcattccgattaggagtgtccaccgtatcagtgttggtgaaagacgtttgtatggccatatgggagtcacttgcccccattcatttaccaacgccaactgtttctcgatttaaagaaattgccagtgaaatgcatacgagatggggatttccaaactgtgttggatgtatagacgggaagcacatacgtgtccaatgtcctaaactttctggcagcatgttttacaattacaaacagtattattcgattgtactccaagcagttgctgatgcaaattacaaatttatagctgtggatgttggtgcctacggtaaacagtctgatgcaggcgtgtttaaagaaagtatgttatataagaaacttacaaatggggagctgttattaccgccaccaacaagacttgaaggaatgtgtcaggaactaccgtacgtcattttgggagatgaagcttaccccttattagagaatttgatgagaccttttcctcgcagaaatttggacaacgagaagattctatacaatgatatgcattccagagcaagaaaagttgttgaatgtgcatttggtataatgaccaataaatggagactactgaggaaggaaattgaaacatccgttgacgtagctgatcacatagtcaagtgcatttgtctacttcataatattgtcattgacagagaaggatgcaatgttgaagctgaaaagttttgtaacaatgctgatatgcagacagctggtgccacattcaacagaaattccacattgcgttcgaaaactgtcaggaacacttttgttgaatatttcgttaaaaatgcaacttaa